A stretch of the Cellulomonas sp. WB94 genome encodes the following:
- the cofC gene encoding 2-phospho-L-lactate guanylyltransferase yields the protein MTRPAVGPAVGPAVTSDRAAAVRWTLVVPVKDARLGKTRLAEHLDDPGRIALVRAMAADTLAAAAATAQVDRLVVVTGDPEVARLAPATVGADVDVVAETQPRGLDAAVRAGLARARALDPGSGVGVLLGDLPALRPGDLAAVLDAATAHPRSFVPDADGTGTTLLLALPGADVDPCFGPGSARAHTDRGHVRLDVPPGSTVRRDVDVREDLRAVRVLGPGPRTCAVLDELGPAELAG from the coding sequence GTGACGAGACCTGCGGTGGGCCCGGCGGTCGGCCCCGCGGTGACGAGCGACCGCGCGGCGGCCGTGCGGTGGACGCTCGTCGTGCCGGTCAAGGATGCGCGCCTCGGCAAGACGCGCCTCGCGGAGCACCTGGATGACCCGGGCCGCATCGCGCTCGTGCGCGCCATGGCTGCGGACACCCTCGCCGCCGCCGCGGCGACCGCACAGGTCGACCGGCTCGTCGTCGTCACGGGTGACCCCGAGGTGGCACGGCTTGCGCCCGCCACGGTCGGTGCGGACGTCGACGTCGTCGCCGAGACGCAGCCGCGCGGTCTCGACGCCGCGGTCCGGGCAGGGCTCGCGCGGGCGCGGGCCCTGGACCCGGGAAGCGGTGTCGGAGTCCTGCTCGGCGACCTCCCGGCCCTGCGTCCTGGCGACCTCGCGGCGGTCCTCGACGCGGCCACCGCGCACCCCCGCTCGTTCGTCCCGGACGCGGACGGCACCGGGACGACGCTCCTCCTGGCGCTGCCCGGCGCCGACGTGGACCCGTGCTTCGGTCCGGGATCGGCCCGCGCCCACACCGACCGGGGTCACGTGCGGCTCGACGTCCCGCCGGGATCGACCGTGCGTCGCGACGTCGACGTGCGCGAGGACCTGCGGGCCGTGCGCGTGCTCGGACCGGGACCCCGCACGTGCGCGGTGCTCGACGAGCTCGGCCCGGCGGAGCTGGCCGGGTAG
- the valS gene encoding valine--tRNA ligase translates to MSALNPEQPPTGPTIPSTTAEQVPDKVSLDGLETRWDAAWADRGTYAFDRTRTREQVYSIDTPPPTVSGSLHVGHVFSYTHTDVVARFQRMRGLEVFYPMGWDDNGLPTERRVQNYYGVRCDPSLPYTEGFTPPFEGADGKSVRAADQLPISRRNFVELCVRLSAEDEQQFEALWRHLGLSVDWSHNYQTIGRDAQTVAQTAFVRNLARGEAYTAEAPGLWDVTFQTAVAQAELEARDYPGAFHKVAFHRPDGSPVYIETTRPELLPAVVALIAHPDDERYQHLFGTTVTSPLFGVEIPVLAHTMAEPEKGAGIAMCCTFGDLTDVQWWRELQLPTRSVLTRDGRLTRETPDWITSAAGTAVFVQLAGKTTFSARTIVVDALREAGDLDGEPVATQRKANFYEKGDKPLEIVTSRQWYIRNGGRDAELRDTLLARGDELKFHPDFMAVRYQNWVGGLNGDWLISRQRFFGVPIPVWYPLDADGEPRYDAPIAPPEQDLPIDPSADVPAGYTPDQRGVPGGFVGDPDIMDTWATSSLTPQIAGGWLADPDLFARVFPMNLRPQGQDIIRTWLFSTVVRSHLEHGSLPWSDAAISGWILDPDRKKMSKSKGNVVTPMGLLEEHGSDAVRYWAASARLGTDAAFEIGQMKIGRRLAIKVLNASKFVLAFGAPDERAALLDAGLVTVALDRAMLAGLADVVDRATAALEQYDHTRALELTETFFWAFCDDYLELVKDRAYAGGAVESDVSADTASARAALGIALDTLLRLFAPVLPFATEEVWSWWREGSVHRAAWPTSEPLRAAAGDADPVVVTAAGSALAALRKVKSEAKVSMRTEIAAVTLVVPAALRAGIEVALDDVRAAGRVTGTLTIETAEVESVAARDAELLPAEPKPSNLNI, encoded by the coding sequence ATGAGCGCCTTGAACCCCGAGCAGCCCCCGACCGGCCCGACCATCCCGAGCACGACGGCGGAGCAGGTACCGGACAAGGTCTCGCTCGACGGTCTCGAGACGCGCTGGGACGCCGCCTGGGCGGACCGTGGCACGTACGCGTTCGACCGGACCCGCACGCGCGAGCAGGTGTACTCGATCGACACCCCGCCGCCGACCGTCTCGGGCTCGCTGCACGTCGGGCACGTGTTCTCCTACACGCACACCGACGTCGTCGCGCGGTTCCAGCGCATGCGCGGCCTCGAGGTCTTCTACCCGATGGGGTGGGACGACAACGGCCTGCCGACCGAGCGCCGCGTGCAGAACTACTACGGGGTGCGCTGCGACCCGTCGCTGCCGTACACCGAGGGGTTCACGCCGCCGTTCGAGGGCGCCGACGGCAAGAGCGTCCGCGCCGCCGACCAGCTGCCGATCAGCCGCCGGAACTTCGTCGAGCTCTGCGTGCGGCTCAGCGCCGAGGACGAGCAGCAGTTCGAGGCGCTGTGGCGCCACCTCGGCCTGAGCGTCGACTGGTCGCACAACTACCAGACCATCGGCCGCGACGCCCAGACGGTCGCCCAGACCGCGTTCGTGCGGAACCTCGCACGTGGCGAGGCGTACACGGCCGAGGCACCCGGGCTGTGGGACGTGACGTTCCAGACGGCCGTCGCGCAGGCAGAGCTCGAGGCGCGCGACTACCCCGGGGCGTTCCACAAGGTCGCGTTCCACCGTCCCGACGGCTCCCCGGTGTACATCGAGACGACCAGGCCCGAGCTGCTGCCGGCCGTCGTCGCGCTCATCGCGCACCCCGACGACGAGCGCTACCAGCACCTGTTCGGCACGACGGTGACCTCGCCCCTGTTCGGCGTCGAGATCCCGGTGCTCGCGCACACGATGGCCGAGCCCGAGAAGGGCGCCGGCATCGCGATGTGCTGCACGTTCGGCGACCTGACCGACGTCCAGTGGTGGCGCGAGCTGCAGCTGCCGACGCGGTCGGTCCTCACCCGCGACGGCCGCCTGACCCGCGAGACCCCGGACTGGATCACGTCGGCCGCGGGCACGGCCGTGTTCGTCCAGCTCGCGGGCAAGACGACGTTCTCCGCGCGGACGATCGTCGTGGACGCGCTGCGTGAGGCGGGCGACCTGGACGGCGAGCCGGTCGCGACCCAGCGCAAGGCCAACTTCTACGAGAAGGGTGACAAGCCCCTCGAGATCGTCACGAGCCGCCAGTGGTACATCCGCAACGGCGGGCGCGACGCCGAGCTGCGCGACACGCTCCTCGCGCGCGGCGACGAGCTGAAGTTCCACCCGGACTTCATGGCCGTCCGCTACCAGAACTGGGTCGGTGGCCTCAACGGCGACTGGCTGATCTCGCGCCAGCGCTTCTTCGGTGTGCCGATCCCGGTCTGGTACCCGCTCGACGCCGACGGCGAGCCGCGCTACGACGCGCCGATCGCCCCGCCCGAGCAGGACCTGCCGATCGACCCGTCCGCCGACGTCCCGGCCGGGTACACGCCCGACCAGCGCGGCGTTCCCGGTGGGTTCGTGGGCGACCCCGACATCATGGACACCTGGGCGACGAGCTCGCTGACGCCGCAGATCGCCGGCGGGTGGCTCGCGGACCCGGACCTGTTCGCACGCGTCTTCCCGATGAACCTGCGTCCGCAGGGCCAGGACATCATCCGCACGTGGCTGTTCTCGACGGTCGTGCGCTCGCACCTCGAGCACGGCAGCCTGCCGTGGTCCGACGCCGCGATCTCGGGCTGGATCCTCGACCCGGACCGCAAGAAGATGAGCAAGTCCAAGGGCAACGTCGTCACGCCGATGGGCCTGCTCGAGGAGCACGGCTCCGACGCGGTGCGGTACTGGGCGGCGTCGGCCCGGCTCGGGACGGATGCGGCGTTCGAGATCGGGCAGATGAAGATCGGCCGCCGGCTCGCGATCAAGGTGCTCAACGCGAGCAAGTTCGTCCTCGCGTTCGGGGCGCCCGACGAGCGCGCCGCGCTGCTCGACGCCGGCCTCGTGACGGTCGCGCTCGACCGCGCGATGCTCGCAGGCCTCGCCGACGTCGTCGACCGCGCGACGGCCGCGCTCGAGCAGTACGACCACACGCGCGCGCTCGAGCTGACCGAGACCTTCTTCTGGGCCTTCTGCGACGACTACCTCGAGCTGGTCAAGGACCGCGCGTACGCGGGCGGCGCCGTCGAGTCCGACGTCTCGGCCGACACGGCCTCCGCGCGCGCCGCGCTCGGCATCGCGCTCGACACCCTGCTGCGACTGTTCGCACCGGTGCTGCCGTTCGCGACGGAGGAGGTCTGGTCGTGGTGGCGCGAGGGCTCGGTGCACCGCGCCGCATGGCCGACGTCGGAGCCGCTGCGCGCCGCCGCAGGCGACGCCGACCCGGTCGTCGTCACGGCCGCGGGCTCGGCGCTCGCCGCCTTGCGCAAGGTGAAGTCCGAGGCCAAGGTGTCGATGCGGACCGAGATCGCCGCGGTCACCCTGGTCGTCCCGGCGGCGCTGCGGGCCGGCATCGAGGTCGCGCTCGACGACGTGCGGGCGGCGGGCCGGGTCACCGGGACGCTGACGATCGAGACCGCCGAGGTCGAGTCCGTGGCCGCCCGCGACGCCGAGCTGCTCCCCGCGGAGCCGAAGCCCTCCAACTTGAATATCTAG
- a CDS encoding coenzyme F420-0:L-glutamate ligase: MSAAPGSGASAEMRAWAPDGLAEVRPGDDLVMLLGALFEAAAPGQRLADGDIVVVTSKIVSKAEGRVVAAVDREQAITDETVRVVATREHAGGITRIVENRLGLVMAAAGVDASNTADGTVLLLPIDPDASARTLRAGLQERFGVHLAVVVTDTAGRPWRLGQTDITIGAAGLLVIDDLRGTVDTFGRTLQASMAAVADEVAAAAELVKGKATGRPVAVVRGLAHLVTDDDGPGARSLVRVGPDDMFASGSAEAYAQGWKDATDGATDAGPSAP; encoded by the coding sequence ATGAGCGCGGCACCCGGCTCCGGGGCGAGCGCCGAGATGCGCGCGTGGGCGCCCGACGGGCTCGCCGAGGTCCGCCCGGGGGACGACCTCGTGATGCTGCTCGGCGCGCTCTTCGAGGCCGCCGCCCCCGGGCAGCGCCTGGCCGACGGTGACATCGTGGTCGTCACGAGCAAGATCGTCTCCAAGGCCGAGGGGCGGGTCGTCGCCGCGGTCGACCGCGAGCAGGCCATCACCGACGAGACGGTCCGGGTGGTCGCCACCCGGGAGCACGCGGGCGGCATCACCCGCATCGTCGAGAACCGGCTCGGCCTCGTGATGGCCGCCGCCGGGGTGGACGCGAGCAACACGGCCGACGGCACGGTGCTGCTGCTGCCGATCGACCCGGACGCGTCGGCCCGGACGCTGCGGGCGGGCCTGCAGGAGCGGTTCGGTGTGCATCTCGCGGTGGTCGTCACCGACACCGCCGGACGCCCGTGGCGCCTCGGGCAGACCGACATCACGATCGGTGCGGCGGGCCTCCTGGTGATCGACGACCTGCGCGGCACGGTGGACACGTTCGGCCGCACGCTCCAGGCCAGCATGGCGGCCGTCGCCGACGAGGTCGCGGCGGCGGCCGAGCTCGTCAAGGGCAAGGCCACGGGACGCCCCGTCGCGGTCGTGCGTGGCCTCGCGCACCTCGTGACCGACGACGACGGACCCGGTGCGCGCTCGCTCGTCCGGGTCGGCCCGGACGACATGTTCGCGTCCGGCAGCGCCGAGGCCTACGCGCAGGGCTGGAAGGACGCGACCGACGGCGCGACCGACGCCGGCCCCTCGGCGCCGTGA
- a CDS encoding AMP-dependent synthetase/ligase, whose protein sequence is MREITSPSLVDADPAWSIPGLLAKRVARSRHGTVIERSSGLGGTWTPVTAAAFAAEVAAVAKGLVAHGIAPGDHVSIMSHTRYEWTVADFAIWAAGAISVPVYETSSSDQVRWILSDSDVRLAIVETAAHAAVVENARAELPGLGEVVVIDEGGIAALVAHGADVPDAEIERRSTQLGADDVATIIYTSGTTGRPKGVVLTHGNFVALTLNGTLGLAEVCAQPDSRTLLFMPLAHVFARYIEVLCIPSGAVLGHTPDTRNLLADLETFKPTFILAVPRVFEKVYNSAEQKAGAGATLRIFRWSAKVAITYSRALETASGPGLVLKAQHAVADALVHRKLRAALGGKAKYAISGGAPLGERLGHFYRGIGLQVLEGYGLTESTSATSVNRPESVKIGTVGPPFPGTSMRIEDDGEISIAGPHIFRGYHNNPEATAESLVDGWFHTGDLGSFDEAGNLRITGRLKEIIVTAGGKNVAPAVLEDRLRGHPIVSQVVVVGDARPFIGALVTLDAELLPGWLSAHGQPPMEPAAAATNPVVLAALDRAVARANEAVSRAESIRKIHVLPTDFSEANGYLTPSLKVKRAQVLKDFAAEIDALYVDTRTGD, encoded by the coding sequence ATGCGCGAGATCACGTCCCCGAGCCTCGTCGACGCCGACCCGGCCTGGAGCATCCCGGGACTGCTCGCCAAGCGGGTGGCCCGCAGCCGGCACGGGACGGTGATCGAGCGTTCGTCGGGTCTCGGCGGCACCTGGACGCCCGTCACCGCGGCCGCCTTCGCGGCTGAGGTGGCGGCGGTGGCCAAGGGGCTCGTCGCGCACGGGATCGCACCCGGCGACCACGTCTCGATCATGTCGCACACGCGCTACGAGTGGACCGTCGCCGACTTCGCGATCTGGGCCGCGGGCGCCATCAGCGTGCCGGTCTACGAGACGTCGTCGTCCGACCAGGTGCGCTGGATCCTGTCCGACTCCGACGTGCGGCTCGCGATCGTCGAGACCGCCGCCCACGCTGCCGTCGTCGAGAACGCCCGCGCTGAGCTGCCGGGCCTCGGCGAGGTCGTCGTCATCGACGAGGGGGGTATCGCGGCGCTTGTCGCCCACGGCGCCGACGTCCCGGACGCCGAGATCGAGCGCCGCAGCACGCAGCTCGGCGCTGACGACGTCGCCACCATCATCTACACGTCGGGCACGACGGGTCGCCCGAAGGGCGTCGTGCTGACGCATGGCAACTTCGTGGCGCTCACGCTCAACGGCACCCTGGGCCTCGCCGAGGTCTGCGCGCAGCCGGACTCGCGCACGCTGCTGTTCATGCCGCTCGCCCACGTCTTCGCGCGGTACATCGAGGTGCTGTGCATCCCGTCCGGCGCCGTGCTGGGCCACACCCCTGACACGCGCAACCTGCTCGCGGACCTCGAGACCTTCAAGCCCACGTTCATCCTCGCCGTGCCCCGGGTCTTCGAGAAGGTCTACAACTCTGCCGAGCAGAAGGCCGGCGCGGGCGCGACGCTGCGGATCTTCCGGTGGTCGGCCAAGGTCGCGATCACGTACTCGCGCGCTCTCGAGACGGCCAGCGGTCCCGGACTGGTGCTCAAGGCCCAGCACGCCGTTGCCGACGCGCTCGTGCACCGCAAGCTGCGCGCCGCGCTCGGTGGCAAGGCGAAGTACGCGATCTCGGGCGGCGCCCCCCTCGGTGAGCGGCTCGGCCACTTCTACCGCGGCATCGGCCTGCAGGTCCTCGAGGGATACGGGCTGACGGAGTCGACGTCGGCGACCTCGGTCAACCGGCCCGAGTCCGTCAAGATCGGCACCGTCGGCCCGCCGTTCCCCGGTACGTCGATGCGGATCGAGGACGACGGCGAGATCTCGATCGCCGGGCCGCACATCTTCCGCGGGTACCACAACAACCCGGAGGCGACGGCCGAGTCGCTCGTCGACGGCTGGTTCCACACCGGTGACCTCGGGTCGTTCGACGAGGCAGGCAACCTGCGCATCACCGGTCGCCTCAAGGAGATCATCGTGACCGCGGGCGGCAAGAACGTCGCACCCGCCGTTCTCGAGGACCGGCTCCGGGGCCACCCCATCGTGAGTCAGGTCGTCGTCGTCGGCGACGCCCGTCCCTTCATCGGCGCTCTCGTCACGCTCGACGCCGAGCTGCTGCCCGGCTGGCTGTCGGCGCACGGCCAGCCCCCGATGGAGCCGGCTGCCGCGGCCACGAACCCCGTCGTGCTCGCCGCGCTCGACCGAGCCGTGGCTCGCGCCAACGAGGCGGTCTCGCGCGCGGAGTCGATCCGCAAGATCCACGTCCTGCCGACCGACTTCAGCGAGGCGAACGGGTACCTCACGCCGTCGCTCAAGGTGAAGCGCGCCCAGGTGCTGAAGGACTTCGCGGCGGAGATCGACGCGCTCTACGTCGACACCCGCACGGGCGACTGA
- a CDS encoding transporter substrate-binding domain-containing protein, protein MKTALRLIPLGLAAALALTGCASSSSPAASTAATEGSSAASTAATADVTLVDPGKLTVCTNPPYEPFEFSDASGNIVGLDIDIVGEVAKDLGVELVTTVTPFEGIQSGANLDTGSCDVVASGITITPDRQAKIDFSDPYFNADQGLLVAEGSDLKDIASLKGKNIAVQQATTGETWAKDNGLEAVTFEDLGLQIQALKTGQVDAVVNDIAVLGPFVSQGFKVAANFSTGEQYGLGVKKGNTALVTAINTTLARIHADGTYDAIYTARIGTAPTGS, encoded by the coding sequence ATGAAGACCGCCCTGCGTCTGATCCCCCTCGGCCTCGCGGCCGCCCTTGCGCTGACCGGATGCGCGTCGTCGAGCAGCCCCGCGGCGAGCACGGCTGCCACCGAGGGCAGCTCGGCAGCGAGCACTGCCGCGACGGCCGACGTCACCCTCGTCGACCCCGGCAAGCTCACCGTGTGCACCAACCCGCCGTACGAGCCGTTCGAGTTCAGCGACGCGTCGGGCAACATCGTCGGGCTCGACATCGACATCGTCGGTGAGGTCGCCAAGGACCTCGGCGTCGAGCTCGTGACGACAGTGACGCCGTTCGAGGGCATCCAGTCGGGCGCGAACCTCGACACCGGCTCGTGCGACGTCGTGGCGTCGGGCATCACGATCACCCCGGACCGTCAGGCCAAGATCGACTTCTCCGACCCGTACTTCAACGCCGACCAGGGCCTGCTCGTCGCCGAGGGCTCCGACCTCAAGGACATCGCGTCCCTCAAGGGGAAGAACATCGCCGTCCAGCAGGCGACCACGGGCGAGACCTGGGCCAAGGACAACGGCCTCGAGGCCGTCACGTTCGAGGACCTGGGCCTGCAGATCCAGGCCCTGAAGACCGGTCAGGTCGACGCGGTGGTCAACGACATCGCGGTGCTCGGCCCGTTCGTCAGCCAGGGCTTCAAGGTCGCGGCCAACTTCTCGACGGGTGAGCAGTACGGCCTCGGCGTGAAGAAGGGGAACACCGCGCTGGTCACCGCGATCAACACGACCCTCGCGCGCATCCACGCGGACGGCACCTACGACGCGATCTACACCGCGCGCATCGGCACCGCTCCCACGGGCAGCTGA
- the cofD gene encoding 2-phospho-L-lactate transferase, protein MKVTVLAGGVGGARFTRGLRHLLAQRLPDGAGGTTAEITVVVNTGDDMWLHGVRVCPDLDTVMYTLGGAVHEDQGWGRRDESRRVSDDLAAYDVGWDWFTLGDLDLATHLARTQLLRAGLPLSEVTARLCERWHPGARLLPMSDQEVETHVVVAGDHGDERLLHFEEWWVRHRAALPALRFEQVGLAGATPAPGVLDAIAGADVVVLPPSNPVVSVGTILAIPGVRAAVASTSAAVVGVSPIVGGAPVRGMADACLLAIGVETSAAAVARRYGPRSAGGLLDAWLVDEVDADVVDGLVADGFRAGAASTLMTDVPTTARIAADALALVGL, encoded by the coding sequence ATGAAGGTCACGGTCCTCGCCGGCGGCGTCGGCGGCGCGCGCTTCACGCGTGGGCTGCGTCATCTGCTCGCCCAGCGGCTGCCCGATGGCGCGGGCGGCACGACCGCCGAGATCACGGTCGTCGTCAACACCGGCGACGACATGTGGCTGCACGGCGTTCGCGTGTGCCCCGACCTCGACACGGTCATGTACACGCTCGGAGGCGCCGTCCACGAGGACCAGGGCTGGGGTCGCCGCGACGAGAGCCGGCGCGTGTCCGACGACCTGGCCGCGTACGACGTCGGGTGGGACTGGTTCACGCTCGGCGACCTCGACCTCGCGACCCACCTCGCCCGCACCCAGCTGCTGCGCGCCGGGCTCCCGCTCTCCGAGGTCACCGCGCGGCTGTGCGAGCGCTGGCACCCGGGCGCCCGCCTGCTGCCGATGAGCGACCAGGAGGTCGAGACGCACGTCGTCGTCGCCGGGGACCACGGCGACGAACGGCTCCTGCACTTCGAGGAGTGGTGGGTCCGGCACCGCGCCGCGCTGCCGGCCCTCCGGTTCGAGCAGGTCGGTCTGGCCGGTGCCACCCCTGCCCCCGGAGTGCTCGACGCCATCGCCGGGGCGGACGTCGTCGTGCTCCCGCCGTCGAACCCCGTCGTGTCGGTCGGGACGATCCTCGCGATCCCGGGGGTGCGCGCCGCCGTCGCCTCGACGTCGGCCGCCGTCGTGGGCGTCTCCCCCATCGTCGGCGGAGCACCCGTGCGGGGCATGGCCGACGCGTGCCTGCTCGCGATCGGGGTCGAGACCAGCGCCGCCGCGGTCGCGCGGCGCTACGGCCCGCGGTCGGCGGGCGGGCTGCTCGACGCGTGGCTCGTCGACGAGGTGGACGCGGACGTGGTCGACGGCCTCGTCGCCGACGGGTTCCGCGCCGGTGCGGCCTCGACCCTCATGACGGACGTGCCGACGACGGCGCGCATCGCCGCCGACGCCCTCGCTCTCGTGGGGCTCTGA
- a CDS encoding TIGR03557 family F420-dependent LLM class oxidoreductase — translation MAVGQEQAAGERGLSIGYAAMLEQFHPTEAIELAVHAESRGFSGVMAADHFQPWVPAQGQSAFVWNVLAALGERTRGDIGPGVTAPTFRWHPAMVAQASATLAAMYPGRHWLGIGSGEALNEHVVAPYWPEAPERINRMFEAVELIKKLFHASVAGRDVKHAGTYYKLESTRLWTMPEVAPEVLIATAGPVTAKRAGRVADGLITVGAPLEKIAGLFQRFDEGARESGRDPATLPKVLQLHLSWAPTDEEAMANALTEWPNGGMRFPKADIRSPFDFEQMARLVRPEDFAGRLVVSADPDVHRAEIQRFADLGFDRIYLHNVGRNQREWIDVFGRDVLPGLVR, via the coding sequence GTGGCGGTGGGCCAGGAACAGGCTGCGGGGGAGCGAGGGCTGTCGATCGGGTACGCGGCGATGCTCGAGCAGTTCCACCCGACCGAGGCGATCGAGCTCGCGGTGCATGCCGAGTCGCGCGGGTTCTCTGGCGTCATGGCTGCGGACCACTTCCAGCCGTGGGTCCCGGCGCAGGGCCAGTCGGCGTTCGTCTGGAACGTGCTCGCGGCCCTCGGGGAGCGCACCCGCGGCGACATCGGTCCCGGCGTGACCGCCCCGACGTTCCGCTGGCACCCCGCGATGGTCGCGCAGGCCTCGGCGACCCTCGCGGCCATGTACCCGGGGCGGCACTGGCTCGGCATCGGGTCGGGGGAGGCGCTCAACGAGCACGTCGTCGCGCCGTACTGGCCCGAGGCGCCCGAGCGCATCAACCGCATGTTCGAGGCGGTCGAGCTCATCAAGAAGCTGTTCCACGCCTCGGTCGCCGGACGGGACGTCAAGCACGCCGGGACGTACTACAAGCTGGAGTCCACCCGGTTGTGGACCATGCCGGAGGTCGCGCCCGAGGTCCTGATCGCGACCGCCGGGCCCGTCACAGCCAAGCGCGCCGGGCGCGTCGCCGACGGGCTCATCACGGTCGGCGCGCCGCTCGAGAAGATCGCCGGGCTGTTCCAGCGGTTCGACGAGGGCGCCCGGGAGTCCGGTCGTGACCCCGCCACGCTGCCGAAGGTGCTCCAGCTGCACCTGTCATGGGCGCCCACCGACGAGGAGGCGATGGCCAACGCCCTGACCGAGTGGCCGAACGGGGGCATGCGCTTCCCCAAGGCGGACATCCGGTCGCCGTTCGACTTCGAGCAGATGGCCCGGCTCGTGCGGCCGGAGGACTTCGCGGGACGGCTCGTGGTCTCCGCGGACCCCGACGTGCACCGGGCGGAGATCCAGCGCTTCGCCGACCTCGGCTTCGACCGGATCTACCTGCACAACGTCGGCCGCAACCAGCGGGAGTGGATCGACGTGTTCGGCCGCGACGTCCTGCCCGGGCTCGTGCGATGA
- a CDS encoding ATP-binding cassette domain-containing protein, whose product MELTISGLRTRLGGRWVVDGIDATPPAGRLTGLLGPNGAGKTTLLRLVAGLLDPEEGAVLVNAGPDDTAPTAPVHRLARTARARRIALLEQESASSVPLSVSEVVALGRIPYRTRWGTDPDGTHATVVLRSLRSAGADHLADRAWSTLSGGERQRVLIARALAQEPELLLLDEPTNHLDISAQLHLLTFVRDLGITTVAALHDLNLAAAFCEHVLVLADGRLAAAGHPRDVLTPQLLRDVYGVEADVLVHPRTGRPVIAFQEHDDQHGRAPGTGSR is encoded by the coding sequence GTGGAGCTGACGATCAGCGGGCTGCGCACCCGGCTCGGCGGTCGCTGGGTCGTCGACGGCATCGATGCGACCCCGCCCGCGGGTCGCCTCACCGGGCTGCTCGGTCCGAACGGCGCCGGGAAGACGACCCTGCTGCGGCTGGTCGCCGGGCTGCTCGACCCCGAGGAGGGCGCGGTGCTGGTGAACGCGGGGCCCGACGACACCGCGCCGACCGCCCCGGTCCACCGGCTCGCCCGCACCGCCCGTGCGCGGCGCATCGCCCTGCTCGAGCAGGAGTCGGCGAGCTCGGTCCCCCTCAGCGTCTCGGAGGTCGTCGCGCTCGGCCGCATCCCGTACCGGACCCGGTGGGGCACCGACCCCGACGGCACGCACGCGACGGTCGTGCTGCGCTCGCTCCGGAGCGCGGGCGCCGACCACCTCGCCGACCGCGCCTGGTCGACCCTCTCGGGTGGTGAGCGGCAGCGCGTCCTCATCGCCCGAGCACTCGCGCAGGAGCCCGAGCTGCTGCTGCTCGACGAGCCGACGAACCACCTGGACATCAGCGCGCAGCTGCACCTGCTGACCTTCGTGCGGGACCTCGGGATCACGACCGTCGCCGCCCTGCACGACCTCAACCTCGCGGCGGCGTTCTGCGAGCACGTGCTCGTGCTGGCCGACGGCCGGCTCGCGGCGGCCGGGCACCCGCGCGACGTCCTGACCCCCCAGCTCCTGCGCGACGTCTACGGGGTCGAGGCCGACGTGCTGGTGCACCCGCGCACGGGCCGCCCGGTGATCGCCTTCCAGGAGCACGACGATCAGCACGGCCGAGCACCCGGGACGGGGTCGAGATGA
- a CDS encoding amino acid ABC transporter ATP-binding protein translates to MSTSPTAGQGGAPVVDIRGLHKSFGEREVLRGIDLQVAPGEVVCIIGPSGSGKSTLLRCVNLLEQPTAGTVRVLGTDVTDPDVDIDHVRTHVGMVFQQFNLFTHRTVLDNCTLAQRNVLKRSKAEAERVAMANLTLVGLADRAGAHPAQLSGGMQQRVAIARALSMDPHLMLFDEPTSALDPELVGDVLAVMRDLAEAGMTMLVVTHEMAFAREVGDRVVFMDDGQVVEMGPAEQVISSPREERTRTFLQRVVDPTHAAAARGTTAD, encoded by the coding sequence ATGAGCACCAGCCCCACGGCCGGCCAGGGCGGCGCGCCCGTCGTCGACATCCGCGGCCTGCACAAGTCGTTCGGCGAGCGCGAGGTGCTGCGTGGCATCGACCTGCAGGTCGCACCGGGCGAGGTCGTCTGCATCATCGGCCCCTCGGGCTCCGGCAAGTCCACGCTGCTGCGCTGCGTCAACCTCCTCGAGCAGCCGACGGCGGGCACGGTCCGCGTCCTCGGCACCGACGTCACCGACCCCGACGTGGACATCGACCACGTCCGGACGCACGTCGGCATGGTGTTCCAGCAGTTCAACCTGTTCACGCACCGCACGGTCCTCGACAACTGCACGCTCGCCCAGCGCAACGTGCTGAAGCGCTCGAAGGCCGAGGCCGAGCGGGTCGCGATGGCCAACCTCACGCTCGTCGGGCTCGCCGACCGGGCCGGCGCCCACCCCGCGCAGCTCTCGGGCGGCATGCAGCAGCGGGTCGCCATCGCGCGCGCGCTGAGCATGGACCCGCACCTCATGCTCTTCGACGAGCCGACGTCGGCCCTCGACCCCGAGCTCGTCGGCGACGTCCTGGCCGTCATGCGCGACCTGGCCGAGGCCGGCATGACGATGCTCGTCGTCACCCACGAGATGGCGTTCGCCCGTGAGGTCGGCGACCGCGTGGTGTTCATGGACGACGGCCAGGTCGTCGAGATGGGGCCCGCCGAGCAGGTCATCTCCTCGCCGCGCGAGGAGCGCACCCGCACGTTCCTCCAGCGGGTCGTCGACCCGACGCACGCCGCTGCAGCGCGAGGCACAACCGCCGACTAG